In Anopheles arabiensis isolate DONGOLA chromosome 2, AaraD3, whole genome shotgun sequence, the genomic window CTGAGATGAGCAGTGACGAtgctcaaacagttggagtatcaatcacatgcttggtgatatttggattagcacccaactcttgatcactcactgggtcacgacatttttgtcggcgataatcatgacattcttggaatatacttggaaccactcgcacgcaccgcattTCTCCTatgaccatcgcgatgatcatcgactgaaaatgtcgcgaccaagtgactgaccgagagttggttgcacacaatgtcaccaagcatgtgatgatCGCGCACcgactgtttgagtctcacctctgatcatcacagtagagctcgtgacgctgacatgattttgtttcagctggaatttgtcatgactatgtcagtgacattttgcaaaactgatcacagcaaaaaaaagtcgtaacatagtgactgaccaagcgatggtcgcaaacatgtcatgagcatgtatTGATCACAACAAACCGTTTTGactatcacctctgattatcacaattaagtacgtgacgctgatatggattttgtttcagtcagatttttttatgacattgacagtgacattttgcagcactgcgtacgagttgacgatagcACTACTGGACTGACTCATCCCTACCATTGCAATTCCAATCAGTCAGGTTAGAGTTGGAACTTGGAACGGATAGCATTCTGCAGTATTCCGTTTGCTTTGTAGCAGCAGATCATAATACTCCACACTAAGCTCTGTTTATGTCAAATGATCATGAACAGCATGATCTTTTCGCCCCAAAACTCCGTCGATTTAATCAATTATGACACACGTTTACTCGTAAATCAGTATTCGTTGCCATCCAGGAGTTAAAAACTTGTTAACCATAACCATTTTCTGTACTGTAACACAAAGATAGCTGATAGCCGTGTCTGGCTTATACCGTGTCTGGCTATTTCTATCACATTCCTTTAGCTAGAGATCGATTTAGACTAAAATTTGGGATCGATGTTCGGCTTTGCTTTATTCATAATCCAAGAATCCATGTTTTCAGTTACAGAAAACGTCCAAACAAGTGATTTGATTCCTTATCGGAGGCCTTGATGGTTGGTAcatttgtaatttattttatctacTTTGATTCTCTCATGCGTTGTGTATTCGGCGGTGTTGCCGTTTTGCTCTAGTACCTGCCTTTCAGGTCCATTAGTAATTAATCAAGCTATTTCTTTATGCTTCATGTTATTTAAGTGTTATACTGTAAGAAGCATTGCAGTACGCCAAACCATTGATTGAATAATAGTTTTGTGCTCTCATTTCCAGGTTTgaagtttatattttattattttctttcatttcacgaaaaatgcaaatatttctttctttcttcagtTTTAACATTcaaattgaatgttttattacaagctcttagattttttttaaattgacaCTTACTGTTGTCACTATATTGCAGTGTCTATATTAAGTACAAGCTGTAATTTTCTGCCAATAAGATAAATTAAGCCGAAGATAACCGAGTAATtaaaaaattgtgaaaaaaatatcacaaacaataataatttgtaacaaaatcatttattttaagtTCTTAAAATATGTAACTTGCAAGTGAGTAAAATCTCGgtgaataattttttttattttaaactgcTGGCACCACTATCTATCTCAACTTTTATCATATAATAAAGTGTAGAAACCTCATAAACTTATGCCCTAATTTGTGTTAGTTTGAATTTTGTCTTTAGTATAAATAATTAACACACCACTGTAACGCATTACTCCTTACGCTCAaggacgcagcagcagcccacaCACCCCACCGGCACTGACCTGTACCAGCGGCCATGTCACGCGTGGAACAATTGAATACTACTGAAACAAGTGAACGAGGGGTTGCTGGCACTTCCCTTTCATTTCCATCCAACCTGGGCCAAGGAAAAAACGGGCAAGGAAAAAGGTAGGAAAACACCGCACTACACTCCTAACGAGCACGAGTTTCCCTACACAGACGCAGAAAAGTGCGGCAgccacgagagagagagggagcgacAGAACGCTACTGGGCATGAGTGTGTGCAAAAACGAGACACCCAACTGTGCGAGGGAAAAGCAGCAAAATCCcgagggggaaaaacaaacgccaCTGATAGGACGCACACTTCGAACGCGGGTGCTCACCGGGCCTGCCTGTCTAGGAAAGGGCTCGGAAAAGGGATCGGAAAGCGACCGAACAGAGCGGGAAAGGGAAAACGGTTGCAAAGCATGAGCGAGAAAGGGAGAACGAAAGCgagtccttttttttggtttggttgccGGTGCCGGTTGGTGGTGTTATAAAACTTTTCAACCCTGCCAGCCGGGTGCGTATTTGGTGTTCGTTACCGGTAGCGTACGGAACGGTGCGcggagcgcgtgtgtgtatttttcggTTTTCCACTCGAAGCTTACAGTTTGAAGAGTTTTCCCCGGGGCGCAACAACTATGCGCCAGTCGGTGAGGATAGTGTAAATGCCGAATGAAGAATACTAAGCGAGCGTATGCgcttattttgtgtgtgtgattgtgaaaGAGTGTTAGTAAATAGAGTAAGCAACACTAATTGTAGTGCCTAACAGTGACATTATGACTGTATGATCGTAGCTGTACAAAGTGTGTTCTCAGTGTCGTGTTCCTGCCCCCACCGAAGAAGCTGTGCCCCACCGTACAGTATGTCATCGTACTGTGGGTTTGACGATCGTTCGTTTGAAGACTTCGACGACTACACGTCGGAGGACAGTGGGTTCGAGAAGAGCTACGAATCGTGCGCGGGAGACCTTTCGTTTGCCGGCTGTCTGCAGCCCGCACCGCGCAAGCTAAACTTCGAGCATGTTGCCATCCCACCGCAGGTCGTCCCGGCTCCACCAGTGGGAGGAGTGCCGCTAGATATGCTGCTCCCGGACCAGGACTCCAGGCTACCTCCAGCGAAAAAGCGTGGCCGACAGTCGCTCCGCGACAAGGCGACGATGGCAGCAGGCAACAAACAGGACGCTGCCGGATCGTTCTGTCCGTCGCTTGGCGTACAAACTTCCACCCCAGTGAAACCGGCCCCCGGTGCGGAGGGCGAGATGGAGCAAAAGCCCAAGCGCAAGTACGCCATGGGCAAGAGCCGCATCACGCGCAACCGCAGCCCCACGCAAGTGATGCGCATCAAGCGGGTTCGCCGGCTGAAGGCGAACGATCGCGAGCGGAACCGGATGCACACACTGAACGAAGCGCTCGAGCGGTTGCGGCTAACGCTGCCCACCTTCCCGGAGGACACCAAGCTGACCAAGATCGAGACGCTGCGGTTTGCGTACAACTACATCTTCTCGCTGGTGCAGCTGCTCGATCTCGACGGCTCGATACAGCTCGACCTGGAGAAGCTGCAGAGTTTGACGCTGAGCGGGGAGCGCATCAATAAGGAGCTGTTTGACGCGATGTTCATTAACCCACCGCCGGCTGGGCAGCACCATCACTGGGGAGCGGCCTTTACGGCGGGAGATTTCTACAGCAGCATGCAGCAGTACGGTGCGGTCGTTGGAGGGACCGCCCCTGGGGAGCTGGGATTGCCGTCGGCAACGCCTCAGGCGGGACAGTTTTCCAAGCAAAACTACAACCTATTCCGTGGTGCCTTCGATGCGGCCTGCACTGTACGGTCGCCAGCAGTGGGACAGCAGACGGGGCCGTACCCAGCCGACCCGTATCCTCACCAGCAACAAGCCCGCGGGCAGCCAGTTGCGTCGCAGCATCagctccatcatcatcacaacgGTATCCGGCAAGCGAGCTCGATACCTCCAACGCCCCCAAACGTACAGCCTGGACAGGGTTACACGAGCGATGCTTACTACCCTCCGGCGAATGGAATGACCGAATTTGGACCTGTAGCCGCCTGTCCAGACATGATCGgtcgacagcagcagcagctacaccAGCAGCAACGCCACTCACCTCCTGGAAGCGTCCCCGGGCAGACGATGCactacagcagcagcttctaCAACCAGACGCCACCGTGGCGCGAAGGCAATGGAGACACCCCGTACACTGCGCTAGATTCGGGCATCTTCGACGACTTTGGAGGGGCGGCCGTTGCGTAGGATCGCTTTTCGGAAGATCGGttgtttttagtttaaaaaggtttaaacacaacagacacacacacaaacggtgaTACAAGCGAGCAAGTGTTTTAAAAAGCAATTCTAGACGTACAATAACTCTGTAGGATAGGCTTCAAAtcacgttgttttttttatgtgaggGGGTGGCGATAGAATTGCGATTGTTTTGTAGTCACTGTAGTCACAAAGCAATGGCGATTATATCCCTAAAACGTAGTTATCGGTCGTAGTTGTCAGGCATGTTTCGTTTGTTCAATCGTTTGCATCGATTTACAACCACGCTGGAATGAATTACGATCAGTTTCTTTTCTATTGgtaattgtttattgtttattgttttgtttttcttctgaaATTCATTTCGTCTTTGTTTTCTCTTATTCTTAgtatttttacatgttttatcTTACGTTTTTATCATTTCTGATGTTCTCCAATTACTTTCATGTTTTTAGATACTTCTTCAAGAATCTTCCTCATActttgatgtttatttttataagatTTTTCATATCTCTTTCTTCACTTTCACTTCACCACTTCTAATTCCTTCCACTATGGTTATCCTTTTCGTAGCAAAAGACATTTTATAACACCTTTATATTCTGTTGAGTAAACAACTTGTTTTCCCCCACTTAGCAGTCACATTTAAGGTGAGTGAGGCAAAACGATCTGTTTGCTATCTTGTGAGGCATATTCCTATATTTTAATGCAACGATGGTCTGATTTAACTAGTCAAGTTAGTGAAAACAAGATAAAGTAGTCGTACAACAACAAGCCAACAGGGAGTCAAAAAAGGCAGACGATTTTGGCATGACATTTACAACATTTTGCTGTAAATCTCCGCTCACAAATCGTCAAATACCGGACCGATTTAATGCATTAAAAGGCGTTCATTTTGCTGCTTAAAATCGATCCCTTCTTCAGTTTTGACGGTCCTGTTTGCAACATTGCCTTCATGAAATACAAAGCCATATATaagtatatatatacatacattaGCATACACTGGACCAAAACTGGAGAGTTATAGCGTAATAAGTGCTCTTCGATGAATCAGGTGCCCGCGGGAAACTTTTATCCATATACACGAGTAGGTAAgcaatatatttttaacaCGTTTTTAGTGAGCGCAGAGTAGAAGAAAAGaagtgaaataaattgaataataaaaataaaacaccggTTAACGCCAACCATtaccaaaatgcaaaaaaaaatcatgtttcgTATGAAGTGAAATCTCTCTCGCATGATGACCTTATTATGGGCTTATTATCCTAGCTGTGtcgttgtttttgctttcaattttagGCGAATAATTTGTGAACCGTTCTAATCGGCTGATGCCAATCGCAATGTCACGCGATTCGTTTTGCGCattaacacacgcacacacacttaacTCCACAGTTCCAGCGTGGCCAAGCAGTCGCCACCCCTCCGTAAAAACCCCGGCCACAAAAGCTGGGGTAGTGCCACAATGTCCAAACAATGACTTTGAATCGTCG contains:
- the LOC120895144 gene encoding basic helix-loop-helix neural transcription factor TAP codes for the protein MIVAVQSVFSVSCSCPHRRSCAPPYSMSSYCGFDDRSFEDFDDYTSEDSGFEKSYESCAGDLSFAGCLQPAPRKLNFEHVAIPPQVVPAPPVGGVPLDMLLPDQDSRLPPAKKRGRQSLRDKATMAAGNKQDAAGSFCPSLGVQTSTPVKPAPGAEGEMEQKPKRKYAMGKSRITRNRSPTQVMRIKRVRRLKANDRERNRMHTLNEALERLRLTLPTFPEDTKLTKIETLRFAYNYIFSLVQLLDLDGSIQLDLEKLQSLTLSGERINKELFDAMFINPPPAGQHHHWGAAFTAGDFYSSMQQYGAVVGGTAPGELGLPSATPQAGQFSKQNYNLFRGAFDAACTVRSPAVGQQTGPYPADPYPHQQQARGQPVASQHQLHHHHNGIRQASSIPPTPPNVQPGQGYTSDAYYPPANGMTEFGPVAACPDMIGRQQQQLHQQQRHSPPGSVPGQTMHYSSSFYNQTPPWREGNGDTPYTALDSGIFDDFGGAAVA